From a region of the Methanolobus tindarius DSM 2278 genome:
- a CDS encoding PAS domain-containing sensor histidine kinase: MRDKETSKISEIQNNEELYKAFFVDSPISILIHDKETGEIIDANPTTLKMYGFSTLDELKANEFWMEPPYSFNEALDLIHKAATEGPQEFEWLNIKANGDLFWENIRLSKVKINGIERVMATTIDITELKSANSALMTSESQLRTLVDTIPDLIWLKDTEGFFLACNTKFERLYGSRESEIVGKSDYDFVDKEKADYFFKKDKEAIEAGGPVIFEEKVIYAYDGQEEYLETIKSPMYDTNGKLIGVLGVSRDITERKNSEDILLQAKLDAEAANQTKSEFLANMSHELRTPLNSIFGFSQMLNERVQGELNDKQASYVSNIMQSSKHLIDLINDILDLSKVEAGKMKLEREIFNIDEMIDETISSMKPLAKKKNIDLVEDIRIVNSEIHADRKKIKDILYNLLSNAIKFTPENGRVSIKVNYDSETLDIDVSDTGIGISEKDQEKLFEPFRQVNSFLTREFEGTGLGLAIVKRYVEIHGGTLSLKSKPGKGSTFSFSIPIGTEND; the protein is encoded by the coding sequence ATGAGAGACAAAGAAACTTCAAAAATTTCCGAAATTCAAAACAATGAAGAGCTCTACAAAGCCTTTTTTGTAGATTCGCCAATCTCAATACTGATACATGACAAGGAAACCGGGGAAATTATTGATGCAAATCCAACAACTCTTAAAATGTATGGTTTTTCAACCCTTGATGAATTAAAAGCAAATGAATTCTGGATGGAACCACCTTATTCATTTAATGAAGCGCTGGATTTGATACACAAAGCTGCGACTGAAGGTCCACAGGAATTTGAATGGCTTAACATAAAAGCAAACGGAGATTTATTCTGGGAAAATATTCGTTTAAGCAAGGTTAAAATTAATGGTATTGAAAGGGTTATGGCAACTACTATTGATATAACCGAACTTAAAAGCGCGAATTCCGCTTTAATGACCAGTGAAAGTCAATTGCGTACACTTGTAGATACTATTCCTGACCTTATATGGTTAAAAGATACAGAAGGCTTTTTCCTTGCCTGTAATACCAAGTTTGAGCGTCTTTATGGTTCAAGGGAATCTGAGATTGTGGGAAAGAGCGATTATGATTTTGTTGATAAAGAAAAAGCTGACTATTTTTTTAAAAAGGACAAAGAAGCAATAGAAGCTGGTGGACCTGTAATATTTGAAGAAAAAGTCATTTATGCATATGACGGACAGGAAGAATATCTGGAAACTATCAAAAGTCCTATGTATGATACCAACGGAAAGCTCATAGGAGTACTTGGTGTCAGCAGGGATATAACCGAAAGAAAAAATTCAGAAGATATTTTACTACAGGCAAAACTGGATGCTGAAGCTGCCAACCAGACAAAATCCGAGTTCCTTGCAAATATGAGCCACGAACTTCGTACACCTCTTAATTCTATTTTCGGATTTTCCCAAATGTTAAATGAAAGGGTACAGGGAGAGCTTAATGATAAACAGGCAAGCTATGTATCCAATATAATGCAAAGCAGTAAACATCTTATTGATCTTATAAACGATATACTTGATCTTTCCAAGGTAGAAGCTGGAAAGATGAAACTTGAGCGTGAGATATTCAATATTGATGAAATGATAGATGAAACAATATCTTCAATGAAACCACTTGCAAAAAAGAAAAATATTGATCTTGTTGAGGATATCAGGATAGTGAATAGTGAGATACATGCAGACAGGAAGAAGATCAAAGATATCCTGTACAACCTTCTTTCAAATGCAATTAAATTCACGCCTGAAAATGGAAGAGTTAGTATAAAGGTCAATTATGACAGTGAAACATTAGATATTGATGTCTCAGATACAGGCATTGGTATTTCGGAAAAAGATCAGGAGAAATTATTTGAACCTTTCAGGCAGGTCAATAGTTTCCTGACAAGAGAATTTGAAGGAACCGGGCTTGGTCTTGCAATTGTGAAAAGATATGTCGAAATACATGGCGGAACGCTCAGCCTTAAGAGTAAACCAGGCAAAGGAAGCACCTTTAGTTTTTCTATTCCTATTGGAACTGAAAATGATTAA
- a CDS encoding ABC transporter substrate-binding protein has translation MKKYLLVMLALICVSISGCVSEDSTSMQLSDVASEENVLNMAIFWLDSNVDPINGWNGWTLTRCGIGENLIQIDENMDFKPSVADSYEVVDEYTTKFHIREGVTFHNGKEVDAEACKVSIERALEESDRLDVKFPVENITAEGQNLTIVTSEPCGTILNKLADTVFIIVDASVADEDDFKYKPICTGAFKIEEFDADTGMVLSRHEEHWSGITNVDTVNVKYIQDASTRTMALQANEIDIATQLSKHDLELFEDDEDFVVQKGPNLRVFLLRLNFEKPYMQEPAFRQALSYGMDKETYAVELVGGTAAKGPFNELLPFGYSGEDYYQYNPDKANELLDELGYLDTDGDGIRECNGENIVLKYISRTNHGADANNIGIAMQQQYKEIGIGMEVSQMENYIDLAKSGDFDMLWERWTSAPTGDCQYFIESGYVTDAAGNYGKYSNATLDTINEELDSTLNKDDRDELGHEATELMMEDVASLFVYYQEGNVVTNKNVEGVERFISEIYYIDDRVMLVKA, from the coding sequence ATGAAGAAGTATTTGTTAGTAATGCTGGCTTTAATATGTGTGAGCATTTCAGGGTGTGTTTCAGAAGATAGCACTTCAATGCAATTGAGTGATGTGGCCAGTGAAGAGAATGTGCTGAATATGGCAATCTTCTGGTTAGACAGTAATGTTGACCCGATAAACGGATGGAATGGCTGGACTTTAACAAGATGCGGTATCGGCGAGAACCTCATCCAGATAGATGAAAACATGGATTTCAAACCTTCTGTTGCGGATAGTTATGAGGTTGTTGATGAATACACTACCAAATTCCACATAAGAGAAGGAGTCACATTCCACAACGGAAAAGAAGTGGATGCAGAAGCCTGCAAGGTATCTATTGAAAGAGCCCTTGAAGAGTCAGACAGGCTTGATGTAAAGTTCCCGGTTGAAAATATAACTGCTGAGGGACAAAACCTTACAATAGTAACAAGTGAACCCTGTGGTACTATACTTAATAAACTTGCAGACACGGTTTTCATCATAGTGGATGCTTCTGTTGCAGATGAAGATGATTTCAAGTATAAGCCAATCTGCACAGGTGCATTCAAGATAGAGGAGTTTGATGCTGACACAGGCATGGTGCTGAGCAGGCATGAAGAACACTGGTCAGGAATAACCAACGTTGACACTGTAAATGTCAAGTATATACAGGATGCAAGTACACGTACAATGGCACTGCAGGCTAACGAAATAGACATTGCAACCCAGCTTAGCAAGCATGACCTTGAATTATTTGAGGATGATGAGGACTTCGTTGTCCAGAAAGGACCGAACCTCAGGGTATTTTTACTGAGACTTAATTTTGAAAAACCGTACATGCAAGAGCCGGCTTTCAGGCAGGCTTTAAGTTATGGTATGGATAAGGAAACATATGCAGTTGAGCTTGTAGGAGGAACAGCTGCAAAAGGACCTTTTAATGAACTGTTACCATTCGGTTATTCAGGTGAGGATTATTACCAGTATAATCCTGATAAGGCGAACGAGCTGCTGGACGAACTCGGATATCTGGATACAGATGGTGACGGGATCAGGGAATGTAATGGGGAGAACATTGTCCTCAAATATATTTCCAGGACAAACCACGGTGCTGATGCAAATAATATAGGAATTGCAATGCAGCAGCAGTACAAAGAAATAGGCATTGGAATGGAAGTTTCCCAGATGGAAAATTATATTGATCTTGCAAAAAGTGGAGATTTCGATATGCTCTGGGAAAGATGGACATCTGCACCGACCGGTGATTGCCAGTATTTCATTGAGTCAGGATACGTTACAGATGCCGCAGGAAATTATGGAAAATACAGCAATGCTACGCTTGATACCATCAATGAGGAACTGGATTCGACATTGAACAAGGATGACAGGGATGAATTGGGACATGAAGCCACTGAACTGATGATGGAGGATGTGGCTTCCCTTTTTGTCTACTACCAGGAAGGCAATGTTGTAACCAACAAAAATGTCGAAGGTGTGGAACGTTTCATTTCTGAAATCTACTACATTGATGACAGGGTAATGCTGGTTAAGGCATAA
- a CDS encoding GNAT family N-acetyltransferase has product MIEMKENVHIREAKEYDFDDIMRVEKEAFGYEKEAILVSELLEDKSAAPVLSLLAFKNNEAVGHILFTKATLDGRTAPLIYLLAPLAIKPQHQKQGIGGMLINEGVKKLKEIGAEMIFVLGHESYYPKYGFKQNAGSMGFAAPYPIPEEHAGAWMIYPLNSDSVDGIKGRVVCADALNKPEHWRE; this is encoded by the coding sequence ATGATAGAAATGAAAGAGAATGTCCATATTAGGGAAGCAAAAGAATATGATTTTGATGATATAATGCGCGTAGAAAAAGAAGCATTTGGTTATGAGAAAGAGGCAATCTTAGTATCTGAACTTCTTGAAGACAAAAGTGCAGCACCAGTTTTATCGTTGTTGGCTTTCAAAAACAATGAAGCGGTTGGACATATTCTATTTACAAAAGCAACTCTAGATGGAAGAACAGCCCCGTTAATATACCTCCTTGCACCTCTTGCAATAAAACCACAACATCAAAAACAAGGAATAGGTGGAATGTTAATTAATGAAGGTGTGAAGAAATTGAAAGAAATTGGCGCTGAAATGATATTTGTTCTCGGGCACGAAAGTTATTATCCAAAATATGGATTTAAGCAGAATGCCGGAAGTATGGGCTTTGCAGCGCCTTATCCAATTCCCGAAGAGCATGCGGGTGCATGGATGATCTATCCTTTAAACTCAGACTCTGTTGATGGAATTAAGGGAAGAGTTGTTTGTGCGGATGCCTTGAATAAGCCGGAGCATTGGAGGGAGTGA
- a CDS encoding PAS domain S-box protein — MSDKCKNKNFSTKHKEPGYRTLFDNAHVIMLLVDPDTLDIVDANHAACEFYGWNFEELINKKISRLNSLPEKEISAVVQKAMDEVQNHFFFKHRISSGEIRDVEINTFPTSIEEKTLLCSIIRDITGTKEYEEAYEEKLQKSEEQYRNLFTEIPISAMIHDKDTGEIIDANPAAYNEFGYSSFEELKANGVWYEPPYSLDDAQKLIHKALLEGPQEFEWIHKKKDGELTWLHVRLSPVMVNGIQRVMSAAINITGHKNTEIALRNSERQLHTFIDTIPDIVWLKDLNGVFVTCNNKMELLFNAPISDIIGKTDYDFHAKELADFFRQKDMEALESDRPLVNEEIVTFAGDGHTEYLETVKTPMHDSNGKIVGVMGIGRDISERKQTEKELLEERERLGNIIEGTDVGTWEWNIQTGETIFNKRWAEIVGYTLDELIPTNVETWRKLTYLEDVEKAEMLLDKHFAGELEYYENEVRMQHKNGKWIWVLDRGKVIKWDEKGKPLVMYGTHADITEKKKAEARYVEENIRRRILVEQSNDGIIVLNLAGDVVEANNRYASMLGYSMEEFLRLNVRDWEHKLTHDEINDILKNIDESGMTFETLQQRKDGTFLDVEVSANGAIIDNEKLIFCVGRDVSERKMYEETLKQAEQKSRQAHKILQEVIESPKGVVIFALDKDYRYIAFNKNHQMTMKKIYDSDIEIGTCMLDYIKNSSDIEKAKQNYDRVLAGEAFTTIEEYGNSLFERKWYENVYSPLEDEEGNVIGLTLFLTDITERKISEMELLRKGIQLRTAQSVGNVGSWEIDLNTREVDASEEARKIYGLDENRKYTVEEIREMPLPEYHPILDEAMTNLIHKNLPYDIEFKIKRKTDAEVRYIHSAAEYFAERNVIVGMIQDITERKEAEMRIVEEVNKRRLLIENSNDSIVILDNNGKILEANKKYVEMSGYTPDELLEMHVWELDAKWTRKEMIYFFKNYEERPQYIETTIRRKDGDFVDVEISSSMENINGEILIFSVCRDITERKETEMALFRAKALAEESDQIKSEFIANMSHELRTPLNSVIGFSQVLNDKIFGDLNEKQSHYVSNILNSGTHLLKLINDILDVSKIESGNMEFYPEPMNMPEVLEEITVLMEPLIKEKHIDFKTNIELRNTEVNADKTKIKQILYNLLSNAIKFTPEYGKVWVDSKVVNNKIQTSVSDNGIGIAPEQQSAIFDPFKQVSSSNNRTHGGTGLGLAIVKYYVEMHSGEISVKSDVGKGSKFMFTIPI; from the coding sequence ATGAGCGATAAATGCAAAAACAAGAATTTTAGTACAAAACATAAAGAACCAGGGTACAGGACATTGTTTGACAACGCCCATGTCATTATGCTACTTGTAGACCCCGATACCCTTGATATTGTTGATGCAAACCATGCTGCCTGTGAATTTTATGGCTGGAACTTTGAGGAACTCATCAATAAGAAAATTTCCCGGCTAAATTCACTGCCTGAGAAAGAAATCTCAGCAGTAGTTCAAAAAGCAATGGATGAGGTACAAAATCACTTTTTTTTTAAACACCGGATTTCCAGTGGTGAAATACGAGATGTTGAAATAAATACATTCCCAACCAGCATCGAAGAAAAGACTCTTCTTTGTTCCATTATTCGTGATATTACAGGAACTAAAGAATATGAAGAAGCATATGAAGAGAAACTTCAAAAAAGTGAAGAACAATACAGGAATCTTTTCACTGAAATACCAATTTCTGCAATGATACACGATAAGGACACTGGTGAGATAATTGACGCAAATCCGGCAGCTTATAATGAATTCGGATATTCGTCATTTGAGGAATTAAAGGCAAATGGTGTCTGGTATGAACCACCGTATTCATTAGATGATGCGCAAAAATTAATACATAAAGCTCTTCTGGAAGGTCCACAGGAGTTTGAGTGGATTCACAAAAAGAAAGATGGAGAATTAACCTGGCTACATGTGCGATTAAGTCCTGTTATGGTCAATGGAATCCAGAGAGTAATGTCAGCAGCCATCAACATAACTGGACATAAAAACACAGAAATTGCGCTAAGAAATAGTGAAAGACAACTGCACACATTTATAGACACTATTCCTGATATTGTATGGCTCAAAGACCTTAATGGTGTATTTGTCACGTGTAATAATAAAATGGAACTATTGTTTAATGCCCCTATATCAGACATCATTGGAAAAACCGATTATGACTTCCATGCTAAAGAGCTTGCAGATTTTTTCAGACAAAAGGACATGGAAGCATTGGAATCTGACAGACCCCTGGTTAATGAAGAAATAGTCACCTTTGCTGGAGATGGGCACACAGAATATCTGGAAACCGTTAAAACTCCGATGCATGATTCCAACGGGAAGATTGTAGGCGTAATGGGTATTGGAAGGGATATTTCAGAAAGAAAACAAACTGAAAAAGAGCTATTAGAAGAGCGTGAACGCCTTGGAAATATCATTGAAGGTACAGATGTTGGAACATGGGAATGGAATATCCAGACAGGTGAAACTATATTCAATAAACGCTGGGCAGAGATAGTAGGTTATACACTTGACGAGTTAATTCCAACCAATGTGGAAACATGGAGAAAACTGACATATCTGGAAGATGTGGAAAAAGCTGAAATGCTTCTTGATAAACATTTTGCAGGTGAGCTGGAGTACTATGAAAATGAAGTACGAATGCAGCACAAGAATGGAAAATGGATATGGGTGCTTGACCGCGGTAAAGTAATCAAGTGGGATGAAAAGGGTAAGCCACTTGTCATGTATGGAACTCATGCTGATATAACTGAGAAGAAGAAAGCTGAAGCCAGGTATGTAGAAGAAAATATCAGAAGACGTATACTTGTAGAGCAGTCAAATGATGGTATAATTGTTCTCAATTTAGCCGGCGATGTTGTTGAAGCAAATAATAGATATGCAAGTATGCTCGGCTATTCAATGGAAGAATTTCTCCGGTTGAATGTACGTGACTGGGAACACAAGTTGACTCATGATGAAATAAATGATATTTTAAAGAATATTGATGAATCAGGCATGACTTTCGAAACGCTTCAGCAACGAAAAGATGGTACTTTTCTCGATGTTGAAGTCAGTGCTAATGGAGCAATCATTGATAATGAGAAATTGATTTTTTGTGTTGGAAGAGATGTATCTGAGAGAAAAATGTATGAGGAGACACTTAAACAAGCCGAACAGAAATCCAGACAGGCACATAAGATCCTGCAGGAGGTCATAGAAAGCCCCAAAGGTGTTGTTATTTTTGCTCTTGATAAAGATTACCGATACATTGCATTCAATAAGAACCATCAAATGACGATGAAAAAGATATATGATTCTGATATTGAAATCGGAACTTGCATGCTTGATTACATCAAAAACTCTTCTGACATTGAAAAAGCAAAACAAAATTACGACAGAGTTCTTGCAGGTGAAGCCTTCACCACTATTGAAGAGTACGGTAACTCATTATTTGAAAGAAAGTGGTACGAGAATGTCTACAGTCCTCTTGAAGATGAAGAGGGAAATGTCATTGGACTTACTCTGTTTTTGACCGATATTACTGAACGCAAGATCTCAGAGATGGAGTTACTACGAAAAGGAATACAGCTGCGTACTGCACAAAGTGTTGGCAATGTAGGAAGCTGGGAAATTGATTTGAATACACGGGAAGTTGATGCTTCAGAGGAAGCAAGAAAAATATACGGGCTTGATGAGAATAGGAAATATACTGTTGAAGAGATACGGGAAATGCCACTACCAGAATATCATCCAATACTTGATGAAGCCATGACAAATCTTATTCACAAAAATCTTCCTTATGATATTGAGTTTAAAATCAAAAGGAAGACCGATGCTGAAGTTCGTTACATCCATTCTGCTGCTGAATATTTTGCTGAAAGAAATGTAATTGTTGGAATGATTCAGGATATTACAGAGAGAAAAGAAGCAGAAATGAGAATTGTAGAAGAAGTTAACAAAAGGCGTTTGCTTATTGAAAATTCCAATGACAGTATAGTCATTCTGGATAATAATGGAAAAATACTGGAAGCTAATAAAAAGTATGTTGAGATGTCTGGATACACTCCGGATGAACTTCTGGAGATGCATGTATGGGAACTGGACGCAAAATGGACACGTAAAGAAATGATTTATTTCTTCAAGAATTATGAAGAAAGACCTCAATACATAGAGACAACAATCCGTCGAAAAGATGGTGACTTTGTTGATGTGGAAATCAGTTCCAGTATGGAAAACATAAACGGAGAAATACTAATTTTCTCAGTGTGCAGGGATATTACTGAGCGTAAAGAAACTGAAATGGCTTTATTTAGAGCTAAAGCCCTGGCCGAAGAATCAGACCAGATCAAGTCAGAGTTCATTGCCAATATGAGCCATGAGCTTCGTACACCACTTAACTCTGTTATTGGTTTTTCCCAGGTGCTGAATGATAAGATCTTTGGGGATCTGAATGAAAAACAAAGCCACTATGTATCCAATATATTGAACAGTGGTACTCACCTGCTAAAACTTATTAATGATATACTCGATGTTTCAAAAATAGAATCAGGTAACATGGAATTCTACCCAGAACCAATGAACATGCCTGAAGTCCTTGAAGAAATAACAGTTTTAATGGAACCTCTGATTAAAGAGAAACATATCGATTTTAAAACCAATATTGAATTAAGGAATACTGAAGTTAATGCAGATAAGACTAAAATCAAACAAATTTTGTACAACCTCCTGAGTAATGCCATTAAGTTTACGCCTGAATACGGAAAAGTGTGGGTGGATTCAAAAGTTGTAAATAACAAAATCCAGACATCTGTTTCTGATAATGGTATTGGTATTGCCCCGGAACAACAAAGCGCCATTTTTGATCCGTTTAAGCAAGTCAGTTCATCAAATAACCGTACACATGGAGGAACGGGACTTGGACTTGCAATTGTTAAGTATTATGTCGAGATGCATTCCGGAGAGATTAGTGTTAAAAGTGATGTTGGGAAAGGTAGTAAGTTCATGTTTACGATTCCAATTTAA
- a CDS encoding DMT family transporter, whose translation MLPVENLANLFGLLSALSWGAGDFVGGCATRRTNAYSAVIATQITGIIMFPVLALAFSESLPSLNNLMWGGLAGFFGAAGLILLYMSMARGKMSIVATLAAVIAIIIPVIYSAINEGLPDTLKIAGFLFALIGIWFIVRMNSGLDLKTKDLEHIAIAGTLFGLFFISIDKFSSTGIYWPLTFSRITALIMLAAFMLSTKKVSKPASDGILLVILAGIFNTGGVVLFALASVAGRLDVATILSSLSPGVTVLLACVILKERLVPRQWLGIMASLAAIALISM comes from the coding sequence ATGCTGCCTGTTGAAAATCTTGCAAACCTTTTTGGGCTTTTATCTGCACTGTCATGGGGTGCGGGAGATTTTGTAGGTGGGTGTGCTACCAGGCGGACAAACGCTTATTCTGCTGTAATTGCCACACAGATAACGGGAATAATTATGTTTCCAGTCCTTGCACTGGCGTTTTCTGAAAGCCTGCCTTCACTTAACAATCTTATGTGGGGTGGCCTTGCAGGATTTTTCGGAGCTGCAGGACTTATTTTACTCTATATGAGCATGGCCAGAGGTAAAATGAGCATCGTTGCAACGCTGGCTGCAGTAATAGCGATAATCATACCTGTTATATATTCAGCTATAAATGAAGGTCTTCCTGACACTTTAAAAATCGCAGGCTTTCTTTTTGCACTCATTGGTATATGGTTCATTGTCAGAATGAATTCAGGATTGGATTTAAAAACAAAAGATTTGGAACACATAGCAATTGCAGGTACACTATTTGGACTGTTCTTTATTTCAATAGATAAATTCAGTTCAACCGGAATTTACTGGCCACTGACGTTTTCAAGAATTACAGCTCTCATTATGCTGGCTGCGTTCATGCTATCAACAAAAAAAGTCAGCAAACCAGCTTCAGATGGAATTCTCTTAGTTATCCTTGCAGGAATATTCAACACAGGAGGTGTTGTCCTGTTTGCCCTTGCTTCTGTAGCAGGAAGGCTGGATGTTGCCACGATTCTGTCATCACTAAGTCCTGGAGTTACGGTGCTTTTGGCATGTGTAATATTAAAAGAGAGACTTGTCCCACGTCAATGGCTAGGTATAATGGCTTCTCTTGCTGCTATTGCTCTTATATCAATGTGA
- a CDS encoding cation diffusion facilitator family transporter, with translation MHTNIRRSEKIKKVMLYVLFLNIVVAVAKIAYGMMTNVLSMQSDGYHSLFDGISNIIGLIGIQIAARPPDKEHPYGHRKFETLASVSIAVLLAIVAFEIVHSAFQRFGSGNLPEVTSISYLVMICTMIVNLAVTTYERKNGEALNSEVLLADAAHTKSDIYVSLSVLLGLFFIKAGYAALDPVISVVVAILILHAGFEILTNSISILCDESCIDSEDIHSLVCEVEGVQSCHKIRSRGPDGNIFVDLHVQVDPEMTTYNSHTIAHVVQHQIKENFSGIEEVLVHVEPAENLAF, from the coding sequence GTGCATACTAACATCAGAAGATCGGAAAAAATAAAAAAGGTCATGTTATATGTCCTTTTTTTAAACATCGTTGTAGCTGTTGCAAAAATAGCCTATGGCATGATGACAAATGTGCTCAGTATGCAATCCGATGGTTACCATTCCCTTTTTGATGGTATTTCCAATATCATTGGTTTGATAGGAATCCAGATTGCTGCCAGACCACCTGATAAAGAGCATCCTTACGGACATCGAAAATTTGAGACACTTGCTTCTGTTTCTATTGCAGTGCTTCTTGCAATAGTCGCATTTGAAATTGTTCATTCCGCTTTTCAAAGATTTGGAAGCGGAAATTTGCCTGAAGTTACCTCAATAAGTTATCTTGTGATGATATGTACAATGATAGTGAATCTGGCAGTAACGACCTATGAACGTAAAAATGGAGAAGCCTTAAATAGTGAAGTTCTGCTGGCAGATGCAGCCCATACTAAAAGCGATATTTATGTTTCACTTTCAGTACTACTTGGTCTTTTTTTCATAAAAGCCGGATATGCGGCACTGGATCCTGTTATTTCGGTAGTTGTTGCAATTCTCATCCTGCATGCAGGGTTTGAAATACTCACAAACAGTATTTCAATTCTATGCGATGAGTCATGTATTGATTCCGAAGATATTCATTCTCTTGTATGTGAAGTCGAAGGAGTGCAAAGTTGTCACAAAATCAGAAGCAGAGGACCCGATGGAAATATTTTTGTTGATCTGCATGTACAGGTTGACCCTGAAATGACAACGTATAACTCACATACTATTGCACATGTTGTTCAACATCAAATCAAAGAGAACTTCAGTGGAATTGAAGAAGTCCTTGTTCATGTAGAACCTGCTGAGAATCTGGCTTTTTAG
- the nikB gene encoding nickel ABC transporter permease: MKKFLINRSFQLLIVILGATFLTFAITFIAPSDPAEMMYSSRDIVPTEEMLEQTRDEMGLNDPFLVQYGRWLTDIARGDLGYSYSLKTDVSEILSQKMGKTVCLACVAIVILFVVSFILGVIAAIYKNRLIDHLIKILSILSISIPSFWLGLILIYQFVVQLHLFKITDCNQPSSVVLPALTLAIPLIGRYTMQIRAEVLDELGSNYVLGARTRGVKESRIIFSHVIPNTLVNIITLFGMTIAFLLGGTAIVEIIFSWPGLGSMALEAINHRDYVLLQAYVLLMALIYVGMNFIVDIVTQIIDPRVNIFGGGSRHE, translated from the coding sequence ATGAAAAAGTTTTTAATAAACAGGTCATTTCAGTTGCTAATCGTAATATTAGGAGCAACTTTCCTCACATTTGCAATAACATTCATAGCCCCAAGTGATCCTGCTGAAATGATGTACTCTTCAAGGGATATTGTTCCTACAGAGGAAATGCTGGAGCAGACAAGAGATGAAATGGGTCTCAATGATCCGTTTTTAGTACAATATGGAAGATGGTTAACTGACATAGCCAGAGGAGACCTGGGATATTCTTACAGCCTTAAAACAGATGTATCTGAAATATTATCCCAGAAAATGGGAAAAACAGTCTGTCTGGCATGTGTTGCTATTGTTATCCTGTTTGTTGTGTCTTTTATCCTTGGTGTTATAGCGGCCATATACAAGAATCGGTTGATTGATCACTTAATCAAGATTTTATCAATTCTCAGTATATCAATTCCAAGTTTCTGGTTAGGTCTTATACTGATATATCAGTTCGTTGTGCAGTTGCATCTTTTCAAAATAACAGACTGCAACCAGCCAAGTAGTGTAGTGTTGCCAGCTCTTACACTGGCTATACCTCTTATCGGAAGATACACCATGCAAATAAGGGCGGAGGTACTGGATGAACTGGGCAGCAATTATGTATTAGGTGCAAGGACCAGGGGAGTAAAAGAATCAAGGATCATATTTTCTCATGTTATTCCGAACACACTTGTCAACATAATAACTTTGTTTGGTATGACAATAGCTTTCCTTCTTGGTGGAACTGCAATTGTAGAAATAATATTTTCATGGCCGGGTCTGGGTTCCATGGCCCTTGAAGCGATAAATCACAGGGATTACGTTTTGCTTCAGGCATACGTTCTGCTTATGGCTCTCATTTATGTCGGAATGAATTTTATTGTGGACATTGTGACACAGATAATTGATCCGAGGGTCAACATATTCGGAGGTGGCAGCCGTCATGAGTAA
- the nikC gene encoding nickel transporter permease: MSKYATLIIMAMLAAGIVLVALIAPYIAPNDPYETDFKNVLTEPGDKYPLGTDQVGRCILSRILYGANVSLSITFALLSLVFVSGVTLGMVAGMKGGIVDDAIMRLADIVLAFPDIVLAIAIVGVLGSNIINMIIGLSLVWWTKYARLTRVSVMKVKGSTYVSAARMAGAGNIKLITHYILPNIATALIVQFVLDISGMMLAISSMSFLGLGVQPPMPEWGNMLNEGRTYFQTAPWLLTYPGLAIFITVTVFNLLGDSAREILSKEQN, from the coding sequence ATGAGTAAGTATGCAACCTTGATAATAATGGCCATGCTGGCAGCAGGCATCGTGCTTGTGGCACTGATAGCACCTTATATTGCTCCCAATGACCCTTATGAAACAGATTTCAAAAATGTACTAACCGAACCTGGAGATAAGTACCCCCTGGGCACCGATCAGGTTGGAAGGTGCATTCTTTCCAGGATCCTGTATGGTGCCAATGTTTCACTCAGCATCACATTTGCACTTTTGAGCCTTGTTTTTGTAAGTGGTGTAACCCTCGGTATGGTGGCAGGAATGAAAGGCGGGATCGTAGATGATGCCATAATGAGACTTGCAGATATTGTACTGGCTTTTCCCGATATCGTACTGGCAATTGCAATTGTTGGAGTTTTAGGTAGCAATATAATCAATATGATAATTGGCCTGTCTCTTGTCTGGTGGACTAAATATGCACGACTTACCAGGGTATCTGTCATGAAGGTCAAAGGAAGCACCTATGTAAGTGCAGCAAGAATGGCCGGTGCAGGCAACATTAAATTGATCACACATTACATTTTGCCTAATATTGCCACCGCCCTGATAGTCCAGTTCGTATTGGATATCAGCGGTATGATGCTTGCAATTTCCAGCATGTCGTTCTTAGGTCTGGGTGTTCAGCCACCTATGCCAGAATGGGGGAATATGCTCAATGAAGGACGAACCTATTTCCAGACTGCACCATGGCTGCTAACATATCCGGGACTTGCTATTTTCATAACAGTAACTGTGTTCAACCTGCTTGGTGACAGTGCAAGAGAAATTTTGAGTAAGGAGCAGAACTGA